Below is a window of bacterium DNA.
TAGAGGTATACCCCCCCGCATCACCTTCGGCGTCGGCTGTTTCAATCCTCCACTGGACGCCGTCCCAACGGGCGTACTTCAAGTCCGTGGTCGAACCGTCAGAGTATCTATAGGATATATGCGGCCTGTCTTGGGAATCAATTGCGATAGAAGAATAAGGACCTACCTGACCCTCCGCATCCACGGTTTCTATGCACCACTCGGAACCGTTGAAGTATGCGTATTTGAGGTCTTTGTTATCAAAATCGTAATAAGAGATGTGGGGACGGTCGTAACCGTCGAGCTCGAGCGAAAGCTCCATGCCTACGTCCCCCTCGGAGTCCACTGTTTCAATTCTCCATTGATAACCGTCCCAGTATATAAGCTTCAGGTCGCACAACCTGTAGTTATAATAAGATGCATAAGGTTTATCATCCGAATCCAGGGCAAGGGAAAGATCCGCGCCCATGCCATATTCGGAACCAATCGTCTCAAAATGCCAGCTCGCATCCACCAGGTATGCGTATATAATTGAGTTATCATCGGCGAATATAATATGCGGGTTGCCTTCCTGATCTAATGCAAGTGAATTATTAGAATAGCGCAGTTTACCGGATATTATAGTTTCAATATTCCACATATAATTATCCCATGAAGCATATTTTAAAGCGTCATCATCGTCGTCAAAGTATAAAATACGGGGCCTGTCCCCGCTATCCAAAGCGATGGTAGTATTTGAATTGACGCTGCTATCGGTGTCCACAAACTCCGTGTGCCACACACCGGCCGAGGAGACGGACGCCAGGACCAGGAGGATTACCGTTGAATGAAGCGCTTTCATGACGCCACCATCCGTCTGATTATTCCTTGACATAGCTAATTTAGTCCGAAAATAACCGAGCGTCAAGGTTTTGGGATAATTAAAAAAAGGGGGCCTTTCGGCCCCCATCGTACCGGATGCGTCAGGACTTGCGCCCCTCGAAATAGGTGAGTATCCGCCGGATGAGGCCGAGCGCCACGATGACGAAGACCGCGCCCAGGTCGAAGATGCCGAACACGATGGCGTCCTTGACGAAATTCGTCTCCATGTTGAACAGCAGCACGGCGCCGGCGATGTAGCCGAAGAGGAAG
It encodes the following:
- a CDS encoding carboxypeptidase regulatory-like domain-containing protein, which gives rise to MKALHSTVILLVLASVSSAGVWHTEFVDTDSSVNSNTTIALDSGDRPRILYFDDDDDALKYASWDNYMWNIETIISGKLRYSNNSLALDQEGNPHIIFADDNSIIYAYLVDASWHFETIGSEYGMGADLSLALDSDDKPYASYYNYRLCDLKLIYWDGYQWRIETVDSEGDVGMELSLELDGYDRPHISYYDFDNKDLKYAYFNGSEWCIETVDAEGQVGPYSSIAIDSQDRPHISYRYSDGSTTDLKYARWDGVQWRIETADAEGDAGGYTS